From Slackia heliotrinireducens DSM 20476:
GCGACCAACCCCGAGCGCATACTGGATTTCACCACCACGGACGTGTGGAACAAGGCGTTCTCCCGCGAGCTGGTCGAGCGCGAGGGCCTGCGGTTCGCCGCCGCCGATTTCGATGGGGACGTGCCGTTCACCATCGCGGCCCTGAGTTCGGCCGAGACCGTGACCTGCCTGCCCGAGGTCCTGATCTGCCATATGAAAGAGGACGGGGATCGTCTGGCGAAGCGCCTGCCCCAGACGTGGCGGGCCACCGTGGACGCCTGGGTGGCCGCAGCCAAGGGGCTCGATGAACGTGACATGCTGTTGGAGCGCCAGTTCGCGGCGAAGATTACCGGCAACCTGGTGTATCTGCTGCGCAACATATCCGATGCGGAGACGTTTGCCGAGGCGGTGTCCTACATCCAGAACGAATGCCTGGATTCGCTCCATATAGGTAAGGCCGAAGACGGCGACTACACGGCGTCGTGGCATTCGGATTTCGTCGCTGCGCTGCGGTTCGGCACGCCCGTGGACGTGATGGCCTATCTGCAATGGCGCAACTACCGCCAGCTTGAAGCCGCCAACGCGCGTCAGCGGGTGCTGGCCAAGGACACCACCTGGAAACGGAATCAGGACGCCAAGACCATAACGGCCCTGGAGCAGCGCCTCCACGAGCTTGAGGCCCGAAACGGCCAGCTGGAAGCAGCGGTGGAACAGCTTCAATCGTCGGTCGCCTACAAAGCCGAGCACGCCATCGGAAGCCTGTTCAAGAAGG
This genomic window contains:
- a CDS encoding glycosyltransferase, with the protein product MPVSNPDISVIVPVRNAEQRLGRTLESVLAQTFYNFEIVVVDDASTDATPNVVAAFEAQDERVHAVRHEQPKSLGEACNTGVEYALAPYFLFWNAGDTFSQNALESLFARMSETQAEVCVCGVEELREGDDVPTPAAWYLKTRFVPAENAVFNRATNPERILDFTTTDVWNKAFSRELVEREGLRFAAADFDGDVPFTIAALSSAETVTCLPEVLICHMKEDGDRLAKRLPQTWRATVDAWVAAAKGLDERDMLLERQFAAKITGNLVYLLRNISDAETFAEAVSYIQNECLDSLHIGKAEDGDYTASWHSDFVAALRFGTPVDVMAYLQWRNYRQLEAANARQRVLAKDTTWKRNQDAKTITALEQRLHELEARNGQLEAAVEQLQSSVAYKAEHAIGSLFKKD